A section of the Pseudovibrio sp. M1P-2-3 genome encodes:
- a CDS encoding calcium-binding protein: MALFEYKGEDALGLMTDAMSLVMYEYNIADDGRTIETEDGPTGWSLLTADELGYENADTAKNGWFNGEKSAFEDAQAAVLAQYDDDGNITKVGLVFAGTNNAGDILDYLEFFEDNPDYAEDAFGNLLSSIKDLMEANGLVANDLIVAGHSLGGGAVTNMAEKSDKIEDGFFVNANYVGVAAHYTPEDGSSVLSNGAEIFSFDFENDPVPSVMAEGFIDITGNDTNYEYDTSNIVMFNDYYDTPIYWNGPDLLNLLTWDVHSRTVYEKAFEAISASEFYGEMERDSLIIISDLSKSERKDTWVEDIDLAFDNTGHYGDDAYILGSQHDDLLRGNDGDDSLEGFAGDDFLKGGKGADQLLGGEGDDTLRGGKGKDHLYDGAGSDELRGGNGDDVFHFVDDGTLDLIEDFELGEDLIDLSDAGISSFGELTITQDGSKDPVVIAYGNDILHVDGNKLEAHDFSSSDFMFA; encoded by the coding sequence ATGGCACTGTTTGAGTATAAGGGTGAAGACGCACTAGGTCTTATGACTGACGCTATGTCCCTAGTGATGTATGAATATAATATTGCTGATGACGGCCGTACGATTGAGACCGAGGACGGACCAACCGGTTGGTCACTCCTGACAGCCGATGAGCTGGGCTATGAGAATGCAGACACAGCTAAAAACGGGTGGTTTAACGGTGAGAAATCTGCCTTTGAAGATGCTCAGGCGGCTGTGCTTGCTCAGTATGATGATGATGGCAATATCACTAAGGTCGGGCTGGTGTTTGCTGGTACCAACAATGCTGGCGATATTCTCGACTATCTTGAATTCTTTGAAGATAACCCGGACTATGCCGAGGACGCTTTTGGTAACCTGCTCAGCTCCATTAAGGACTTGATGGAAGCAAACGGTCTGGTTGCAAATGACCTGATTGTTGCCGGACACTCTTTGGGTGGCGGTGCTGTGACCAACATGGCTGAAAAGAGTGACAAGATTGAAGATGGCTTCTTTGTGAATGCCAACTATGTTGGTGTAGCGGCGCATTATACGCCAGAAGACGGCTCCTCAGTCCTTTCCAATGGCGCCGAAATTTTCAGCTTTGATTTTGAAAACGACCCTGTTCCTTCCGTAATGGCTGAAGGTTTCATTGATATTACAGGTAACGATACCAATTATGAGTATGACACCAGTAATATCGTTATGTTTAATGATTACTACGACACCCCGATTTACTGGAATGGTCCGGATCTTTTGAACCTTCTGACCTGGGACGTTCATTCACGGACCGTCTATGAGAAGGCATTTGAAGCAATCAGTGCCTCTGAATTTTATGGTGAAATGGAGCGTGATAGCCTCATCATAATTTCAGACCTTTCCAAGAGCGAGCGAAAAGATACTTGGGTAGAAGACATCGACCTCGCTTTCGATAACACCGGACACTATGGGGATGACGCCTATATTCTCGGGTCCCAGCACGATGATCTTTTAAGGGGCAATGACGGTGATGATTCACTTGAAGGCTTTGCCGGTGATGACTTCCTGAAGGGTGGCAAGGGCGCGGACCAGCTGCTTGGCGGAGAGGGTGATGACACCCTAAGAGGTGGCAAGGGTAAGGATCACCTTTACGATGGCGCAGGGTCTGACGAACTGCGTGGCGGCAATGGTGATGATGTCTTCCATTTTGTAGATGACGGTACATTGGATCTTATTGAAGACTTTGAACTGGGTGAAGACCTGATTGATTTGAGTGATGCAGGTATCTCCTCATTTGGTGAACTCACAATTACACAGGATGGTTCAAAGGACCCAGTCGTTATCGCTTACGGAAACGATATTCTGCATGTTGATGGCAACAAGCTTGAAGCCCATGACTTCAGCTCAAGCGACTTCATGTTCGCATAA
- a CDS encoding SDR family NAD(P)-dependent oxidoreductase, producing MTEKKLEGRVAVVTGTSRGIGYYTAKTLAAKGAHIIAVARTVGGLEELDDEIKNLGGSATLVPFDLKDFDAIDRLGAAIFERWKKLDILVGNAGILGPISPLGHVAPKKFDEVMAINVTANWRLLRSFDPLLRQSDAGRAIFLSSSAPRKCKAYWGPYSMSKAALEAMVRTYVNETQKTPIRSMLINPGPMRTGMRAQAMPGEDPQTLPHPDEISEAIAAFTLPESSNNGQIYDHPTGTVRDFPKVEA from the coding sequence ATGACAGAAAAGAAACTTGAAGGTCGCGTGGCCGTTGTAACGGGTACATCACGCGGCATTGGCTATTACACGGCAAAAACCTTGGCCGCAAAAGGCGCGCACATCATTGCAGTTGCGCGCACAGTTGGCGGACTTGAAGAGCTGGACGATGAAATCAAGAACCTTGGTGGCTCTGCAACACTTGTTCCTTTTGACCTGAAGGATTTCGACGCGATTGATCGTCTTGGCGCTGCTATTTTTGAGCGCTGGAAAAAGCTGGATATTCTTGTCGGCAATGCGGGCATACTGGGCCCCATTTCACCTCTTGGCCATGTGGCACCCAAGAAGTTTGATGAGGTCATGGCGATCAACGTGACTGCAAACTGGCGGCTGCTGCGTTCCTTCGATCCATTGCTGCGCCAGTCGGACGCTGGCCGCGCTATTTTCCTGAGCTCCAGCGCACCACGTAAATGCAAGGCCTACTGGGGCCCTTACTCCATGTCCAAAGCTGCGCTTGAAGCAATGGTGCGTACTTATGTAAACGAAACACAAAAAACACCAATCCGCTCCATGCTGATCAACCCCGGCCCCATGCGTACTGGCATGCGTGCGCAGGCGATGCCCGGAGAGGACCCGCAGACACTTCCGCACCCCGATGAGATCAGCGAGGCCATTGCCGCATTCACATTACCGGAAAGCAGCAATAACGGGCAGATCTACGATCACCCAACTGGCACTGTTCGGGATTTCCCGAAAGTCGAAGCTTAA
- the purF gene encoding amidophosphoribosyltransferase — protein MRGGEKTASTIDLEMEGDTLREECGVFGILGHDDASAITALGLHALQHRGQEASGIVTYDGDQFRSERHLGLVGEKFTNKETIDQLRGPFAIGHVRYSTTGEPALRNVQPLFAELDGGGIAVCHNGNFTNGLTLRRQLIKDGAICQSTSDSEVVLQLIARSRHAKIVDRFIDAISQMEGGYSLVALTPKKLIGARDPFGIRPLVLGDLNGAPILASETCALDIIGAKFIREVENGEVVVCTPAGIESYFPFGKRPARPCIFEYIYFSRPDSVLGGRSVYDVRKSFGQILAQESPVDADVVVPVPDSGVPSALGFARESGMPFELGIIRNHYVGRTFIEPTQQIRTLGVKLKHSANRAQIEGKRVVLVDDSLVRGTTSLKIVEMIREAGAREVHFRLASPPIKYSDYYGIDTPVREKLLAAKYDLSGMCNYIGADSLAFLSVDGVYRAMGYEGRDNENPQFTDHCFTGDYPTPLTDLNNEDDNRQAPRLVEVG, from the coding sequence ATGCGCGGCGGTGAGAAAACTGCATCCACTATTGATCTTGAGATGGAAGGGGATACTCTAAGAGAGGAATGTGGAGTATTCGGGATACTCGGGCATGATGATGCCTCGGCAATTACCGCACTCGGCCTTCATGCGCTTCAACACCGCGGACAAGAGGCCTCCGGTATTGTCACATATGACGGAGATCAATTCCGTTCGGAACGCCATCTCGGTCTTGTTGGAGAAAAGTTTACCAACAAAGAGACGATCGACCAGCTCCGCGGACCTTTTGCCATAGGCCATGTGCGTTACTCGACGACTGGTGAACCGGCACTTCGCAATGTCCAGCCTTTGTTTGCAGAATTGGACGGCGGCGGGATTGCTGTTTGCCACAACGGCAACTTCACCAACGGCCTGACCCTCAGACGCCAGCTGATTAAAGATGGTGCCATTTGTCAATCTACCTCTGATTCAGAAGTCGTTTTGCAACTGATCGCCAGAAGCCGCCATGCCAAGATCGTTGATCGCTTTATCGATGCTATCAGTCAAATGGAAGGTGGTTATTCACTTGTTGCTCTGACACCCAAAAAGCTGATCGGTGCACGCGATCCATTTGGAATTCGTCCACTGGTTCTTGGTGACCTGAACGGAGCTCCTATTCTCGCTTCCGAGACCTGCGCTCTTGATATCATCGGTGCCAAGTTCATCCGCGAAGTGGAAAACGGCGAAGTTGTTGTGTGTACGCCCGCGGGGATCGAAAGTTACTTCCCGTTTGGAAAGCGTCCTGCCCGCCCTTGTATTTTCGAGTATATCTACTTCTCACGTCCAGATTCTGTTCTGGGTGGTCGCAGTGTATACGATGTACGTAAGTCATTTGGCCAAATTCTAGCTCAAGAATCACCGGTTGACGCGGACGTGGTTGTTCCTGTACCCGATTCAGGCGTTCCTTCGGCTCTGGGCTTTGCCCGCGAGTCCGGTATGCCTTTCGAGCTGGGCATTATCCGCAATCACTATGTCGGGCGGACTTTTATTGAGCCCACCCAGCAGATACGGACATTGGGAGTAAAACTCAAACACTCCGCCAACCGTGCGCAGATCGAGGGTAAACGCGTTGTCCTTGTTGATGACAGCTTGGTACGCGGCACAACTTCCCTCAAAATCGTAGAAATGATCCGTGAAGCGGGCGCTCGGGAAGTTCATTTCCGTCTCGCCAGTCCGCCAATCAAATATTCCGATTATTACGGCATTGATACGCCTGTTCGCGAAAAGCTGCTGGCGGCAAAATACGACCTTTCTGGAATGTGCAACTATATAGGCGCGGACTCCCTTGCCTTCTTGAGTGTGGACGGTGTTTACCGGGCAATGGGCTATGAGGGACGGGATAACGAGAACCCGCAATTCACGGACCATTGCTTTACGGGGGACTACCCGACCCCGCTTACAGACCTAAATAACGAAGATGACAACAGACAGGCCCCCCGGCTGGTAGAAGTTGGCTAG
- a CDS encoding CvpA family protein, whose amino-acid sequence MPITLLDGILLVIMFISAILAMIRGFVREVLSIASWLAAAVAAYYFYGDLVPLLSQYISSETIATAVSVALIFLVTLLVVSYITMRISDFVLDSRIGALDRSMGFVFGAARGFLLVVVALLFFDWFVPEKQQPQWVLNAKSRHFLVSTGSSLISVLPDDPGKGFLEKIRDKEQAHSGAQAESAEEPTYSASERQGLDQLTATGN is encoded by the coding sequence ATGCCGATCACACTACTCGACGGTATTTTACTCGTCATCATGTTTATTTCGGCTATTTTGGCCATGATTCGCGGTTTTGTCCGAGAAGTTCTCTCAATAGCATCCTGGTTGGCTGCAGCTGTTGCTGCCTATTATTTCTACGGCGATCTTGTTCCGCTGCTTTCCCAGTATATATCAAGTGAAACCATCGCCACAGCAGTTTCTGTAGCCCTGATCTTTCTTGTAACTCTGCTGGTGGTCAGCTACATCACAATGCGCATCTCGGACTTTGTTCTGGATAGCCGCATTGGAGCGCTCGATCGCAGCATGGGATTTGTTTTTGGAGCGGCACGCGGATTTTTACTTGTTGTCGTAGCTCTGCTATTCTTTGACTGGTTTGTTCCAGAAAAGCAGCAGCCCCAATGGGTCCTGAACGCTAAATCCCGCCATTTTCTTGTCTCAACAGGCAGCAGCCTGATTTCTGTGCTACCAGATGACCCTGGAAAGGGCTTTTTGGAAAAGATACGAGACAAAGAGCAGGCACATAGCGGCGCTCAAGCCGAAAGTGCAGAGGAGCCCACTTACTCTGCATCCGAACGACAAGGCCTTGATCAGCTCACGGCAACAGGCAACTGA